In the genome of Penaeus vannamei isolate JL-2024 chromosome 26, ASM4276789v1, whole genome shotgun sequence, one region contains:
- the LOC113805639 gene encoding uncharacterized protein: MGAVGQILILSLMGVQLAWALVKTPSLGRSNTIDPVDMCREIKFVDASRRSATRESVLRDLCEAGVTHVELDDKMKQFAIFNLHRDNFEDAAKWHSGDAKNVIDDPYWTINDVEQLKDTKYHWYTHGLPMWPLPHQAISNTTAKSILPKKKPADWPNYGMATPVYFAAKAWRNQAWSAEEFFQQQPKNSPFKSHKDFHKLAKEVVEKVNGQQVESYSDWPFLRYSLLPMVKSMMLRNKGLCPDELYVYTRVTPCHPTEALQLTCVQAALEARNILTQAGCRATDVIVGYTQEYNNNAL, from the exons ATGGGCGCAGTGGGCCAGATCCTGATTTTGTCTCTGATGGGCGTGCAGCTGGCATGGGCGCTGGTCAAGACGCCTTCCCTTGGCCGAAGCAACACCATTGACCCCGTGGACATGTGTCGGGAAATCAA atTCGTGGACGCATCTCGCCGCTCGGCCACGCGGGAGTCGGTGCTTCGAGACCTGTGCGAAGCGGGAGTCACTCACGTCGAACTCGATGACAAAATGAAGCAGTTCGCGATCTTCAACCTGCACAGGGACAACTTCGAGGACGCGGCCAAGTGGCACTCCGGGGATGCCAAG AACGTAATAGACGACCCCTACTGGACCATCAACGACGTGGAACAACTGAAGGACACGAAATACCACTGGTACACCCACGGCCTCCCGATGTGGCCCCTCCCCCACCAGGCCATCTCCAACACCACGGCCAAGTCCATCCTGCCGAAGAAGAAGCCGGCGGACTGGCCCAACTACGGCATGGCGACGCCCGTGTACTTCGCTGCCAAGGCGTGGAGGAACCAG GCGTGGAGTGCGGAGGAGTTCTTCCAGCAGCAGCCGAAGAACTCCCCCTTCAAGAGCCACAAGGATTTCCACAAGCTGGCCAAGGAGGTCGTCGAGAAGGTGAACGGCCAGCAGGTGGAGAGCTACAGTGATTGGCCTTTCCTCCGCTACTCTCTGCTTCCTATGGTGAAGAGTATG ATGCTCCGCAACAAGGGCCTGTGTCCCGACGAGCTCTACGTCTACACCCGCGTCACGCCCTGCCACCCGACGGAGGCTCTTCAGCTGACTTGCGTCCAGGCCGCCCTCGAGGCCCGCAACATCCTGACGCAGGCGGGGTGTCGCGCCACCGATGTCATTGTCGGATACACGCAG gaataCAACAACAATGCGCTGTAG
- the LOC113805646 gene encoding serine hydrolase-like protein has protein sequence MARAAPSWHEVSVAVGWGSLRGKTCLLGEPKGGAPLRLLALHGWLDNANSFDALVPLLPAGLEVLALDLAGHGLSDHLPAGARYDAMTQLVHLREATQRLGWTDFVLLAHSLGALVSNYYAALYPQAVRALVVLDYLVPFHAEGRLATWRAENRLMRRQERGRGRARRVYSEAEALARLVKARKGGDGKQLPNVDEAAARILLPRSARRVDGGLVWRHDEKARTRYSMLHGSDNWMHVVSHVTCPVLVVRADDGLCQQPDDLYEPVLAAYRRSARVFRYERVAGAHHVHLTHPERVAPSVTHFLTHDAVAAQGKAASKL, from the coding sequence ATGGCCCGCGCGGCGCCGTCGTGGCATGAGGTGAGCGTGGCCGTCGGCTGGGGCTCCCTCCGGGGCAAGACCTGCCTGCTGGGGGAGCCAAAGGGCGGCGCCCCCCTGCGGCTGCTGGCGCTGCACGGCTGGCTCGACAACGCCAACTCCTTCGACGCGCTGGTGCCGCTGCTGCCCGCCGGGCTGGAGGTGCTGGCGCTGGACCTGGCGGGCCACGGCCTCTCGGACCACCTGCCCGCCGGCGCGCGCTACGACGCCATGACGCAGCTGGTGCACCTGCGCGAGGCGACGCAGCGGCTCGGCTGGACCGACTTCGTGCTCCTGGCGCACAGCCTGGGCGCCCTCGTCTCCAACTACTACGCGGCCCTGTACCCGCAGGCCGTGCGGGCGCTGGTCGTCCTGGACTACCTCGTGCCCTTCCACGCGGAGGGGCGGCTGGCCACGTGGCGGGCGGAGAACCGCCTCATGCGGCGCCAGGAGCGAGGGCGGGGCAGGGCGCGGCGCGTGTACTCGGAGGCCGAGGCCCTGGCGCGCCTGGTGAAGGCGCGGAAGGGCGGCGACGGCAAGCAGCTTCCGAACGTGGACGAGGCCGCGGCGAGGATCCTCCTGCCGCGGTCGGCGCGGCGCGTGGACGGCGGCCTCGTGTGGCGGCACGACGAGAAGGCGCGGACGCGGTACAGCATGCTGCACGGCAGCGACAACTGGATGCACGTGGTCTCGCACGTCACGTGCCCCGTGCTGGTGGTCCGCGCCGACGACGGCCTCTGCCAGCAGCCCGACGACCTGTACGAGCCGGTGCTGGCGGCCTACCGGCGCTCCGCCCGCGTCTTCCGCTACGAGAGGGTCGCCGGCGCCCACCACGTGCACCTGACGCATCCCGAGCGCGTGGCGCCGAGCGTGACGCACTTCCTGACGCACGACGCGGTGGCGGCGCAGGGCAAGGCCGCGTCCAAGCTGTAG